In Silene latifolia isolate original U9 population chromosome X, ASM4854445v1, whole genome shotgun sequence, the following proteins share a genomic window:
- the LOC141618410 gene encoding uncharacterized protein LOC141618410: MYAEHSMRAELLALLAGLERAKQIGIGKLIIHMNNKTCIQLVLEEQLLSNDLRPLVNRCRVLMQERRGLIRLEHTHRESNRGVDWLANRGVNSEIQPIILDSPPPELRTILREDILGVATPRVIAS; encoded by the coding sequence ATGTACGCCGAACACTCCATGAGAGCTGAACTTTTAGCCTTGCTAGCCGGGTTGGAGAGAGCTAAGCAAATCGGAATCGGAAAATTAATCATCCATATGAACAACAAAACTTGCATTCAATTAGTTTTGGAGGAGCAGCTTCTTAGCAATGACTTGAGGCCGTTGGTTAATAGATGCCGGGTTCTAATGCAGGAAAGGAGAGGTCTTATAAGGCTAGAACATACACATCGAGAATCGAATCGTGGTGTCGATTGGCTCGCTAATCGAGGAGTTAATTCTGAAATACAGCCCATTATTCTAGATAGCCCTCCTCCGGAGCTCCGGACCATCCTTCGTGAAGACATTCTTGGGGTTGCTACAC